In one window of Coralliovum pocilloporae DNA:
- a CDS encoding SCO family protein: protein MKNTLISMAGTLTLVGVMTAAPVNVANSGSSHNHGASHTQQEAGADKAHTETPKAPPIPKLDALFGGTFELTDHQGQTRKDTDWDGRYRLIFFGYTHCPAICPTTLQDITIALDELGDRAKKIQPIFVTIDPARDTPEILADYIESFTPGMVALTGSETQIADIARKYRVQRHKLLTSEHEHHQHGDGKGVDDYEAAHSSLTYLMGPDGKFLTLFPFGTTPDVLAKRLSTYVSGEAS, encoded by the coding sequence TTGAAAAATACCCTGATTTCCATGGCGGGAACACTCACCCTCGTCGGAGTGATGACAGCTGCCCCGGTTAATGTGGCCAACAGCGGGAGTTCCCATAACCACGGAGCCAGCCATACTCAACAGGAGGCTGGTGCGGATAAAGCGCATACAGAGACGCCAAAAGCACCACCGATTCCCAAGCTGGATGCACTCTTCGGCGGCACGTTCGAGCTGACCGACCATCAGGGGCAAACCCGCAAGGACACCGACTGGGATGGGCGTTATCGGCTGATTTTCTTCGGCTACACCCACTGCCCCGCCATCTGCCCGACCACCCTGCAGGATATCACCATTGCCCTGGATGAGCTGGGTGACAGGGCAAAGAAAATCCAGCCGATTTTCGTGACAATCGACCCGGCTCGCGATACGCCTGAGATCCTGGCCGACTATATCGAATCGTTCACCCCCGGCATGGTCGCCCTGACCGGAAGTGAAACGCAGATTGCCGATATAGCCCGGAAATATCGGGTTCAGCGCCACAAGCTCCTGACATCAGAACATGAGCACCACCAGCATGGTGATGGAAAAGGCGTTGATGATTATGAGGCAGCCCACAGTTCCCTGACCTACCTCATGGGGCCTGATGGCAAGTTTCTGACGCTGTTTCCGTTCGGCACAACACCGGATGTTCTGGCCAAGAGGCTGTCCACCTATGTGAGCGGTGAAGCATCATAG
- a CDS encoding DnaJ domain-containing protein, with protein sequence MIKILLVVGLVLIAFGFGLSWFLKSSPQTIAKSMKRLVGVGVLGVAGWLTLTGRWMMAAPLAIFALGLLGRGGFSINTTPRSGQTSTVRSAALEMELDHDSGAIEGRVLAGQYEGSPLNTLSSEDLKSLWAEISSDPESRALLEAYLDRRSSGWREDFEADAATGQGGATRSGPMTKEEAYQILGLSPGSGEAEIREAHRRLMKRMHPDQGGSTFLASKINEAKDILIGSKF encoded by the coding sequence TTGATTAAGATTCTGCTTGTTGTCGGTCTTGTTCTGATCGCCTTCGGTTTTGGTCTGAGCTGGTTTCTGAAATCCTCTCCGCAAACAATAGCAAAATCCATGAAGCGACTTGTTGGGGTGGGCGTGCTTGGTGTAGCGGGCTGGCTCACCCTGACAGGGCGTTGGATGATGGCCGCTCCACTTGCCATTTTCGCGCTTGGACTTTTAGGGCGCGGAGGGTTCTCCATCAATACGACACCCCGGTCCGGGCAGACATCAACCGTGCGGTCGGCCGCGCTTGAAATGGAGCTTGATCACGATAGCGGTGCAATTGAAGGCCGGGTTCTTGCCGGTCAATATGAAGGATCCCCGCTCAACACATTGTCGAGCGAGGATCTGAAAAGTCTTTGGGCTGAAATTTCCAGCGATCCGGAAAGCCGGGCTCTACTCGAAGCTTATCTGGACCGCCGGTCGTCCGGATGGCGAGAAGACTTCGAGGCCGACGCGGCAACGGGGCAGGGCGGCGCGACGCGCTCTGGCCCCATGACCAAGGAGGAGGCTTACCAGATCCTGGGGCTTTCTCCCGGCTCCGGCGAAGCGGAAATACGGGAGGCCCATCGTCGATTGATGAAACGGATGCATCCGGACCAGGGAGGCTCTACGTTTCTGGCCAGCAAGATCAACGAGGCCAAGGATATTCTGATCGGCAGTAAATTCTGA
- a CDS encoding DUF1489 family protein: MAVHLIKLCVGVDTLDDLKTWIDWKLTQLRQAGVTAEQYHTTRMVPKRKDELVEGGSLYWVIKGQIQARQPLLDIRPFKGEDGIGRCHLVLEPTLIETEWSPRRAFQGWRYLKPEDAPRDRALGDDADLPADLRRELADLGLL; the protein is encoded by the coding sequence ATGGCCGTACATCTGATTAAGCTCTGCGTTGGCGTTGATACGCTGGATGATCTGAAAACCTGGATTGACTGGAAATTGACCCAGCTCCGTCAGGCCGGGGTGACGGCTGAGCAGTATCATACGACCCGGATGGTCCCCAAGCGCAAGGATGAGCTTGTTGAAGGCGGCTCGCTCTATTGGGTGATCAAAGGGCAGATTCAGGCGCGGCAACCCTTGCTAGATATTAGACCGTTCAAGGGAGAGGACGGGATCGGGCGTTGCCATCTGGTGCTTGAACCGACCCTGATTGAGACCGAATGGAGCCCCAGGCGCGCTTTTCAGGGCTGGCGTTATCTGAAGCCTGAAGACGCTCCGCGAGACAGGGCGCTCGGAGATGATGCAGACCTCCCGGCTGACCTGCGCCGCGAACTCGCGGATCTCGGCCTGCTATAA
- a CDS encoding phasin family protein, producing MFQGFDEIQKMSKDNVDTAVKSFGVVSQGFQAIAVEMTDYSKKSFEDGVAVAEKMMAVKSIDKAVEVQSDYAKSAYEAFVGHATKVGELYADLAKEAYKPVEGVLAKAAK from the coding sequence ATGTTTCAGGGTTTTGATGAAATTCAGAAGATGAGCAAAGACAACGTAGACACAGCAGTCAAAAGCTTTGGCGTTGTTTCTCAGGGTTTTCAGGCCATCGCTGTTGAGATGACCGACTACTCCAAGAAGTCTTTCGAAGACGGCGTTGCCGTTGCTGAGAAGATGATGGCTGTCAAGAGCATCGACAAAGCTGTTGAAGTTCAGTCTGACTATGCCAAATCCGCTTATGAAGCTTTTGTCGGTCACGCCACCAAAGTTGGTGAGCTGTATGCTGATCTGGCTAAAGAAGCTTACAAGCCTGTAGAAGGCGTTCTTGCGAAGGCTGCGAAGTAA
- the panC gene encoding pantoate--beta-alanine ligase, with protein sequence MGSTERSSTCDVKKADLVIVRTIEDLRKAVALWRQAGETVGMIPTMGALHPGHLSLVDQMNGKTDRSVATIFVNPTQFAPHEDFDSYPRTEDTDVQKLTRHGVDLVFIPNAREMYPEGFATSMTVGGPALGLETDYRPHFFSGVAIVVAKLLLTCSPDMAIFGEKDYQQLLVIRQMARDLNLPTQIIGGETVREPDGLALSSRNAYLSDEERRKATRLILTLRETAIALKAGRDTQTALDEAIARLTEVGFKVDYVALRNAETLAEIRDRTEEPGRLLAAAWMGKTRLIDNIPVL encoded by the coding sequence ATGGGGTCAACAGAGCGCTCTTCGACATGTGACGTCAAGAAAGCGGACCTGGTCATCGTCAGAACAATTGAGGATTTGCGCAAGGCTGTCGCTCTATGGCGTCAGGCTGGCGAGACCGTCGGCATGATCCCGACTATGGGAGCCCTCCATCCGGGGCATCTTTCGCTGGTCGATCAGATGAACGGCAAGACGGACAGATCCGTGGCCACCATCTTTGTCAATCCGACCCAGTTTGCACCCCATGAGGATTTTGATTCCTACCCTCGAACAGAAGACACCGACGTGCAGAAGCTGACCCGGCATGGGGTGGATCTGGTTTTCATTCCCAACGCCCGGGAAATGTATCCGGAAGGCTTTGCAACAAGCATGACGGTCGGTGGCCCGGCTTTGGGGCTGGAGACGGACTATCGGCCGCATTTTTTCTCAGGCGTTGCAATTGTGGTGGCCAAGCTCCTGCTGACCTGCTCGCCAGACATGGCTATTTTTGGGGAGAAGGACTATCAGCAATTGCTGGTCATCAGGCAGATGGCCCGCGATCTCAATCTGCCCACGCAGATCATCGGCGGCGAAACGGTCCGCGAGCCGGATGGCCTGGCGCTCTCCTCACGCAACGCCTATCTGAGCGACGAAGAGCGCCGGAAGGCCACACGCCTTATCCTTACGCTCAGAGAAACAGCTATAGCCCTCAAAGCCGGACGGGACACCCAGACAGCCCTCGATGAGGCCATTGCCCGCCTGACTGAGGTCGGTTTCAAAGTGGATTATGTGGCACTGCGCAACGCGGAAACACTGGCAGAAATCAGGGACCGGACTGAAGAACCAGGACGTCTTCTGGCGGCTGCCTGGATGGGGAAAACCCGCCTGATCGACAACATTCCAGTTCTCTGA
- a CDS encoding rhodanese-like domain-containing protein: protein MPQTIHTGIKQLVAEAEKEIETLSADEARALHGDDSCVFVDLRDIRELKREGTIPGAVHVPRGMLEFWIDPDSPYHKDIFNQDVRYIFFCASGWRSALATQSAMRMGLKPAAHIGGGFKAWVENRYPVEPK from the coding sequence ATGCCACAGACAATCCATACCGGTATCAAACAGCTTGTTGCTGAGGCGGAGAAAGAAATTGAAACGCTGTCAGCAGACGAGGCACGGGCGCTTCACGGTGATGACAGCTGTGTGTTTGTTGACCTGAGAGATATTCGGGAGTTGAAGCGTGAGGGGACCATTCCTGGCGCTGTTCATGTCCCCCGCGGGATGCTCGAATTCTGGATTGATCCGGACAGCCCTTATCACAAGGACATTTTTAACCAGGATGTCCGCTATATCTTCTTCTGTGCTAGCGGATGGCGTTCCGCTCTCGCCACCCAATCCGCCATGCGGATGGGGTTGAAGCCTGCTGCTCATATCGGCGGTGGCTTCAAGGCCTGGGTAGAAAACAGATATCCGGTCGAACCGAAATGA
- the clpS gene encoding ATP-dependent Clp protease adapter ClpS, with protein sequence MKDDFSLRMMAGQSGRDDDGGTGVVLKTRPKTKKPSLYRVLLLNDDYTPMEFVVHVLERFFNKRMEEATEIMLHVHHHGVGECGVFTYEIAETKVTQVMDFARKHQHPLQCVMEKK encoded by the coding sequence ATGAAAGACGACTTCTCTTTACGGATGATGGCTGGCCAGTCCGGGCGAGATGATGACGGCGGAACCGGTGTGGTTCTGAAAACCAGGCCGAAGACGAAGAAACCCAGTCTGTACCGGGTTCTGCTGCTGAACGACGATTACACGCCTATGGAGTTTGTCGTTCATGTTCTGGAGCGCTTCTTCAACAAACGGATGGAAGAAGCCACTGAAATTATGTTGCATGTGCACCATCATGGTGTCGGCGAATGCGGCGTTTTCACCTATGAAATCGCCGAAACCAAAGTGACGCAGGTAATGGATTTTGCGCGCAAGCATCAGCATCCGCTACAATGTGTCATGGAAAAGAAGTGA
- a CDS encoding rhodanese family protein → MSLSTIAPQDALPLARANALIVDIREPDEYRRHYVEGSVNLPLSSLGTSGLPATDHDTVLFMCSSGNRTTLNAHILSSITEKPAFCIDGGITAMADAGFDIRKTVSAPIDVMRQVQIIAGSVGALGTILGALLSPWFLILPLLVGLGLTFAGISGFCGMAKLLQHMPWNKPAIQT, encoded by the coding sequence ATGAGCCTGAGCACGATTGCCCCACAAGATGCCCTGCCCCTTGCCAGAGCCAATGCTCTGATTGTCGACATTCGGGAGCCTGACGAATACAGGCGTCACTATGTGGAAGGGTCGGTCAATCTGCCGCTTTCCAGCCTCGGCACCAGCGGATTGCCCGCAACAGACCACGATACGGTGTTGTTCATGTGTTCATCCGGAAACAGAACCACACTGAATGCCCATATCCTGTCCAGCATTACGGAAAAACCGGCTTTTTGCATTGATGGGGGAATCACAGCCATGGCCGATGCCGGGTTTGATATCCGTAAAACGGTATCAGCACCCATCGACGTCATGCGCCAGGTCCAGATCATTGCAGGTAGCGTTGGCGCTTTGGGAACAATCCTCGGCGCGCTGCTATCACCCTGGTTCCTTATCCTGCCCCTGCTTGTTGGCCTCGGGCTGACATTCGCAGGAATCAGCGGTTTCTGCGGCATGGCGAAGCTGCTGCAGCACATGCCCTGGAACAAACCAGCCATTCAGACATAA
- a CDS encoding VWA domain-containing protein, which translates to MIKKPSVPNRTSESGVARQSTSGEIDAFLSKAAGLQPASSDGAGRLIFALDATMSRQPTWDSACVLQADMFREALGIGGLAVQLVYFRGMGECRAGKWVSDGDALASLMSRIDCRGGHTQIRKVLAHALKETGRQPVRALIYVGDCMEEDVDLLCARAGELGLKGVKAFMFQEGFEPSAERAFREIARLTSGAYCRFDAGAADQLRRLLKAVAAYAAGGFKALEAKGGSEPRLLLEQMKGNGR; encoded by the coding sequence ATGATCAAGAAGCCGTCCGTACCAAATAGGACATCAGAGAGCGGGGTCGCTCGGCAATCAACATCCGGCGAGATCGACGCGTTTCTGAGTAAGGCTGCAGGACTTCAGCCGGCATCGTCTGACGGGGCCGGGCGTCTTATCTTTGCACTGGATGCCACAATGAGCAGGCAACCCACCTGGGACAGCGCATGTGTCCTGCAGGCCGATATGTTTCGTGAAGCGCTTGGTATCGGTGGTCTCGCCGTTCAGCTTGTGTATTTTCGTGGAATGGGGGAATGCAGAGCCGGGAAGTGGGTCAGCGATGGTGACGCTCTGGCCAGTCTTATGAGTCGCATTGACTGCCGGGGCGGGCATACACAGATCCGCAAGGTTCTGGCTCATGCTCTGAAGGAGACCGGGCGTCAGCCGGTTCGCGCTCTTATCTATGTTGGCGACTGTATGGAAGAAGATGTGGATCTGCTCTGCGCGCGCGCCGGGGAGCTTGGTCTGAAAGGTGTGAAGGCCTTCATGTTCCAGGAGGGGTTTGAGCCGAGTGCGGAGCGGGCTTTTCGAGAGATTGCCCGGTTGACCAGTGGAGCCTATTGCCGGTTTGATGCAGGGGCTGCGGATCAGTTGCGCCGTCTGCTCAAGGCTGTTGCTGCTTATGCGGCCGGAGGGTTCAAGGCTCTTGAAGCAAAAGGCGGGTCTGAGCCGAGGCTTCTACTGGAACAGATGAAAGGGAACGGCCGTTGA
- a CDS encoding D-alanyl-D-alanine carboxypeptidase family protein, whose product MRRILKAACIAGASLSITGTAIVTSQTEASANPKYASFVIDHKTGKVLHSRNADALRYPASLTKMMTLYVLFEDIEKGRFSLNSRFKVSAHAASQPPSKLGLRRGKTIRVRDAIRALVTKSANDVAVVVAENVSGSEHAFARRMTQTARSLGMSRTTFANASGLPNSKQRTTARDMAKLGRSLQDRFPTYYKFFSTRSFTYGKRRYRNHNRLLGRVKGVDGIKTGYIRASGFNLVTSVKRNGRHIVGVVMGGKTGRSRDRHMAKLIAANLPKASRGKRTSPLLIASATSRIALPKTAPVPARRSVETVLASKASAPKAVALKLPAITPETKPVLATPPVKIAAVPTPKAPLLSAEAVPTPAPAAVKQAPVETQRAGWVIQVGAAPTEAGALSLLSKARKVGGGALRKAESFTETVDKNDETLYRARFAGFRGKKQAWAACKTLKRKRHACFAVQL is encoded by the coding sequence ATGCGGCGCATCTTAAAAGCGGCCTGCATTGCCGGTGCCAGCCTTTCCATTACAGGAACGGCCATTGTCACCAGCCAGACAGAAGCTTCGGCCAATCCGAAATATGCCAGCTTCGTCATCGACCACAAGACCGGCAAGGTTCTGCACAGTCGAAATGCGGACGCGTTGCGCTATCCGGCTTCGCTGACCAAGATGATGACGCTTTATGTGCTGTTTGAAGATATCGAGAAGGGACGGTTCTCACTGAACTCCCGCTTCAAGGTGTCGGCTCATGCAGCCTCACAGCCGCCATCCAAACTTGGCCTTCGCCGCGGAAAGACCATCCGTGTCCGCGATGCCATCCGTGCGCTGGTTACGAAATCAGCTAACGATGTCGCTGTCGTTGTGGCCGAAAACGTCTCAGGTTCCGAGCATGCCTTCGCACGCCGGATGACACAGACCGCACGGTCACTGGGCATGTCCCGCACCACTTTTGCAAATGCGTCCGGCCTGCCCAATTCAAAGCAGCGCACAACAGCACGCGATATGGCAAAACTGGGTCGTTCCCTGCAGGACCGGTTCCCGACCTACTACAAGTTTTTCTCCACCCGCAGCTTTACCTACGGCAAGCGCCGGTACCGCAACCACAATCGTCTGCTGGGTCGTGTGAAGGGTGTTGATGGCATCAAGACCGGTTATATCCGCGCGTCCGGCTTCAATCTGGTCACATCCGTCAAGCGCAACGGTCGGCACATTGTCGGCGTTGTCATGGGCGGCAAGACCGGCCGTAGCCGTGACCGTCACATGGCAAAGCTGATTGCTGCCAATCTGCCAAAGGCCTCTCGCGGCAAGCGTACATCGCCATTGCTGATCGCATCTGCAACATCACGCATCGCGTTGCCCAAGACAGCGCCAGTCCCGGCACGCCGGTCTGTTGAAACTGTACTGGCGTCCAAGGCATCCGCACCAAAAGCTGTTGCACTGAAGCTGCCAGCCATCACACCGGAAACCAAGCCGGTTCTGGCAACGCCGCCTGTGAAAATCGCAGCAGTCCCAACACCAAAGGCTCCGCTTCTTTCTGCTGAAGCTGTTCCGACACCGGCACCTGCTGCAGTCAAGCAGGCCCCTGTCGAAACACAGCGGGCTGGATGGGTTATCCAGGTCGGTGCTGCGCCAACAGAAGCAGGCGCGCTCTCGCTCCTGAGCAAGGCGCGGAAAGTCGGCGGCGGTGCCCTGCGCAAGGCAGAGTCCTTCACCGAAACCGTGGACAAGAATGACGAGACGCTCTATCGCGCCCGCTTCGCAGGGTTCCGCGGCAAGAAACAGGCATGGGCAGCATGCAAGACGCTGAAGAGAAAGCGTCACGCCTGCTTCGCCGTCCAGCTGTAG
- a CDS encoding MBL fold metallo-hydrolase translates to MSDHNAADIQAFFDEATNTVSYLVSDPETKEAAVIDPVMDFDHRSGVASNASADQILETAQEKGLSIVWALETHAHADHLSGAPYIKAKTGARIGIGEHIKAVQKLFRPVFNDETIKTDGSDFDALFADGEAFSLGHLTVSVIHTPGHTPACICYRIGDAIFVGDTLFMPDFGTARADFPGGDARQLYQSIQKLLSLPDETRLFMCHDYKAPGRDVYAWETTVGAEKSGNVHLQGGVDEDAYVTMREERDATLATPLLLLPSIQVNIRAGRFPEAEANGVHYLKIPVTLSS, encoded by the coding sequence ATGTCAGACCATAATGCAGCAGATATTCAGGCATTCTTTGACGAAGCGACCAATACGGTCAGCTATCTGGTTTCTGACCCGGAGACCAAAGAGGCGGCAGTAATCGATCCGGTTATGGATTTCGATCACAGGTCCGGTGTTGCCTCTAATGCCTCTGCTGACCAGATCCTCGAAACGGCTCAGGAGAAGGGACTTTCCATCGTCTGGGCGCTGGAGACCCATGCGCATGCGGATCATTTGTCCGGGGCGCCCTATATCAAGGCAAAGACGGGAGCCCGTATCGGCATTGGTGAGCATATCAAGGCTGTCCAGAAGCTGTTCCGTCCTGTGTTCAATGACGAGACTATTAAGACGGACGGCAGTGACTTTGATGCCTTGTTTGCCGATGGTGAGGCTTTCTCTCTCGGTCATCTGACGGTCTCCGTTATCCATACGCCTGGCCACACTCCGGCTTGCATCTGCTACCGTATTGGCGATGCGATCTTTGTCGGGGATACGCTTTTCATGCCGGATTTCGGCACGGCCAGGGCAGATTTCCCCGGTGGAGATGCACGACAGCTTTATCAGTCGATCCAGAAGCTCTTGTCGTTGCCTGATGAGACCCGGCTTTTTATGTGCCACGATTACAAAGCTCCAGGACGTGATGTCTACGCCTGGGAAACCACAGTTGGCGCTGAAAAGTCCGGAAATGTCCACTTGCAGGGCGGGGTTGATGAAGACGCTTACGTGACCATGCGGGAAGAGCGCGACGCCACGCTGGCAACGCCGCTTCTCCTGTTGCCGAGCATTCAGGTCAATATCAGAGCAGGGCGTTTTCCTGAGGCAGAAGCCAATGGCGTCCACTATCTGAAGATACCGGTTACCCTGAGCTCGTGA
- a CDS encoding adenylate/guanylate cyclase domain-containing protein, with amino-acid sequence MTRFDLNPFRDWLRTRGRFLTHRSVFVEELADILLKAGFPIYRLTTGIPILHPSIRAETALWVEGVGGDVHFHGTGSDLEEIYRRSPLYQVYEFGKFVHVPVTPEKVDGEFGILEDIRADGATDYMAVPIQFSDASYKAITMATRSPEGFTQAMIESAHEIADELAPVLELQTTQRLAKTLLDVYVGHQTGERVLKGEIKRGEGEVLRAAVWFSDLRGFTDLSNRLDGTELLDVLNTYFDVVTRSVEEHGGEVLKFIGDAVLAIFPFHPIPEECDASDRALAAACMAFKELNAVNEQRDVDARDRIETGIGLHMGDVFYGNVGSSGRLDFTVIGPAVNLASRIQALCRDLDQTILVSEQLASKSQKFQLSEKGCFSFKGFNDQHRVFAAA; translated from the coding sequence GTGACCCGATTTGATCTCAATCCGTTCCGTGACTGGCTCAGAACCCGTGGGCGCTTTCTGACACATCGGTCGGTGTTCGTCGAAGAGCTGGCTGATATTCTTCTGAAAGCAGGGTTTCCGATCTATCGTCTCACCACGGGTATTCCCATTCTGCATCCCAGTATCAGGGCAGAGACTGCCTTGTGGGTCGAAGGAGTTGGCGGGGATGTCCATTTTCATGGCACCGGTTCAGATCTGGAAGAGATCTACCGAAGAAGCCCGCTCTATCAGGTTTATGAGTTCGGCAAGTTTGTCCACGTGCCGGTGACACCGGAAAAGGTGGATGGTGAGTTTGGCATTCTGGAAGATATTCGAGCAGATGGTGCCACGGATTATATGGCTGTCCCCATTCAGTTTTCTGATGCCAGCTATAAGGCCATTACCATGGCGACACGGTCTCCTGAGGGGTTCACTCAGGCGATGATCGAGAGCGCCCATGAGATAGCCGATGAGCTTGCGCCGGTTCTGGAACTGCAGACAACCCAGCGGCTCGCCAAGACCTTGCTTGATGTTTATGTGGGGCATCAGACCGGGGAACGGGTGCTGAAGGGTGAGATTAAGCGGGGCGAGGGCGAGGTGCTGCGGGCGGCTGTCTGGTTCTCCGACCTGCGAGGGTTCACGGATCTTTCCAACCGGTTGGACGGCACCGAATTGCTTGATGTTCTCAACACCTATTTCGATGTTGTGACGCGCTCGGTTGAAGAGCATGGCGGAGAGGTGCTCAAGTTCATCGGGGATGCGGTTCTGGCTATCTTTCCGTTCCACCCGATCCCTGAAGAGTGTGATGCCTCAGACAGAGCGCTTGCCGCTGCCTGCATGGCCTTTAAAGAGTTGAATGCGGTGAATGAACAGCGGGATGTTGATGCGCGGGACCGGATCGAGACCGGGATCGGTCTCCACATGGGCGATGTGTTCTATGGCAATGTGGGCAGTAGTGGGCGTCTCGATTTCACGGTGATCGGGCCAGCGGTCAATCTGGCCAGCCGTATTCAGGCGCTGTGTCGGGATCTCGATCAGACCATTCTTGTTTCTGAACAGCTCGCAAGCAAAAGCCAGAAGTTCCAGCTCTCGGAAAAGGGATGCTTCAGCTTCAAGGGGTTCAATGATCAGCATCGGGTTTTTGCCGCCGCATGA
- a CDS encoding DMT family transporter, with protein MALRKPTPLDLFLLMFVTLIWAGAFLAIKVAVPETGALWLAASRALIGCMALLPWALIRGAVFPSTGKQWILVVLIALLNVVIPFFLISWGQLTTDAGVTALLMGTGPILGLLASHFTTSDDRITPLKALGVVLGFSGVALVVGKGAIDGLGGDLVAQAAILLASACYVTAGSMVRHVSDLPPTRLSALVLSIATPILIVSAFVIDGPPNLSLSQEAWQAILFLGLFPTGMAYILRFHLIRTIGYSLFSLGVNLIPVFGVLLAWLILDEPLTLTLMIALGLILSGLFVARKGQG; from the coding sequence ATGGCTCTGCGAAAACCAACCCCGCTGGATCTGTTCCTGCTCATGTTTGTCACACTGATCTGGGCAGGCGCCTTTCTGGCAATCAAGGTCGCCGTTCCGGAAACCGGTGCACTATGGCTGGCGGCATCCCGCGCGCTTATCGGCTGTATGGCTCTCCTGCCATGGGCTCTTATACGCGGCGCTGTTTTCCCCTCCACAGGCAAACAGTGGATTCTGGTTGTTTTGATTGCCTTGCTGAATGTTGTCATTCCTTTCTTCCTGATCAGTTGGGGCCAATTGACGACCGATGCCGGCGTCACTGCCCTGCTCATGGGCACCGGCCCCATTCTTGGGCTTCTTGCCAGTCATTTCACCACAAGCGATGACCGCATCACCCCGCTGAAGGCACTTGGCGTTGTGCTTGGATTTTCCGGCGTTGCTCTTGTGGTCGGCAAGGGAGCCATTGACGGGCTTGGCGGAGACCTGGTGGCGCAAGCTGCCATTCTGCTGGCGTCTGCCTGTTATGTTACAGCCGGGTCCATGGTCAGACATGTGAGCGACCTGCCGCCAACGCGCTTGTCGGCACTGGTTCTGTCAATCGCCACTCCTATACTGATTGTAAGCGCCTTTGTCATCGACGGCCCACCAAACCTGTCCCTGTCACAAGAGGCGTGGCAAGCCATCCTCTTCCTGGGTCTGTTTCCAACAGGCATGGCTTATATCCTGCGGTTCCATCTCATCCGGACAATCGGTTACAGCCTGTTCTCGCTTGGCGTCAATCTTATCCCGGTTTTCGGCGTCCTGTTGGCATGGCTCATCCTTGACGAGCCACTCACACTCACCCTGATGATTGCGCTCGGCCTTATTCTCTCAGGCCTTTTTGTCGCCAGAAAAGGTCAGGGATGA
- a CDS encoding TlpA disulfide reductase family protein codes for MRTLLSAALAAAISLTALPAFTNPAKADLAAEAIERVKALRQGEMSRLLFHKKAKAAIKVPFQDRDGNPTTVDAFKGKVVVLNFWATWCPPCRHEMPSLDRLQAKLGGDDFKVLPVSLDRQGLEKVDAFFSQIKAENLPVYLDENNKFAVANRAIGLPMTLILDRQGREIGRLAGPAEWDSADAVSVLSAVVKETAEAPVSN; via the coding sequence ATGCGGACTCTCCTTTCAGCCGCCCTTGCCGCAGCCATCAGCCTGACGGCTTTGCCTGCTTTCACCAATCCGGCAAAAGCTGATCTGGCCGCAGAGGCCATTGAACGGGTGAAAGCTCTCCGCCAGGGAGAAATGTCACGCCTTCTCTTTCACAAGAAAGCCAAAGCTGCCATCAAGGTTCCATTTCAGGATCGCGATGGCAATCCGACAACTGTGGATGCCTTCAAGGGCAAGGTTGTTGTGCTGAACTTCTGGGCAACGTGGTGCCCGCCCTGCCGCCATGAAATGCCGTCACTCGACCGCCTTCAGGCCAAACTGGGTGGCGATGACTTCAAGGTGCTGCCTGTCAGCCTGGATCGCCAGGGACTGGAGAAGGTCGATGCCTTCTTCAGCCAGATCAAAGCTGAAAACCTTCCCGTCTATCTGGATGAAAACAACAAGTTCGCGGTAGCCAACCGGGCTATTGGCCTGCCAATGACGCTTATTCTGGACAGGCAGGGTCGCGAAATCGGTCGTCTGGCAGGGCCAGCTGAATGGGATTCAGCTGACGCGGTATCTGTCCTCAGTGCCGTGGTCAAGGAAACAGCGGAAGCGCCAGTCTCAAACTAG